The following DNA comes from Mucilaginibacter jinjuensis.
TTATACTTAAGGAAGCAACACTTAACAATACGGTGCAAAAAAATAATATTAGCGTATTTTTCATGATAATAGTTGATGGCGATAACTAAAAATAAAGTTTATTTCCTTAAATATCAATTTATTGCAGTTTTAGGCCGATTCTGATTTTAACCTCTCGTTAATTCAGAGTCAACTTATGTCAGTATCCGCTTATTAATAAATTATTGATCTTCTGAATCAATAAGATACCTTTGTTTTTAGAAAGTTTTGAGTAATTTTCGCCATAATTTCAATCTGTAACCAATGTAACTTGGCAAGGCTCAGTTAATTAGTAAAATGGGCCTGTATTAACGATATATATGAAAAAAGTAATTCTTGTAACCGGCGCATCGTCTGGTTTAGGGCTGGCTACGGCCAATGGTTTAACCAGCGAAGGCCATATTGTTTATGGTGCAAGCCGTAACATTGACAAAGTAAGCGGTGCAAACTTTAACCGTTTGCAGATGGATGTTACCGATGATGCTTCTGTAAAAGCAGCAATCGATCAAATTATCCAGAAAGAAGGCCGCATTGATGTGCTGGTTAACAACGCAGGTAACGGTATTACCGGCCCGCTTTATGCCACGCCGGTTGATGCTGCGAAGAAACAATTTGAGGTTAACTTTTTCGGTGTAGTGCGTGTAAGCAGTGCCGTATTGCCGGGTATGATCGAGAAAAAATCGGGCTTAATCATCAACATTGGTTCACTGGCAGGTTTATTCGGATTGCCTTACCAGGGTTTATACAGTGCATCTAAATTTGCTATCGAAGGTTATTCGCAAAGCTTACGTATGGAGCTCCAAAACACAGGTGTTAAAGTATCTGTAGTAAACCCAGGCGACTTTAAAACTGACTTTACCGCAAGCCGCGAAAAGTTGCCATTCACCTTACCAAACGAGCAATTGAAAGCCGAATTTGAAGCCGCCGTTGCCAGCATGGAAAAAGATGAAAGCATTGGTGCCGATCCATCTAAACTGGCTGCACAGATCTCTAAGATCATCAACAAATCAAAACCGGCGCATAATTACCTTGTTGGTGCATTAGGCCAAACCATTGTACCTACATTGAAAGCCATATTGCCGGGTTCGATATTTGTGAAGTTGATGAACGATCATTACGGGATAAAGTAGTTATTGGTTATTAAGTTATTAGTTGATTGAGTGATTAGTTGATTAGGTTATTACTTCTAATTTAGAAAGATAACTCAATCAACTACTCACATAATCAACCATTCACTCCCCTCCATGCAAGCTAAAAACGATAAAAAGACCATCTGGGCCTGGGCTATGTTCGATTGGGCAAACCAGTCGTACAATATGGTGATCACCTCAACTATATTCCCTGCGTATTACGTGGCTATTACAGCCAATAAGCAAACGGGTGATATGGTATCTTTCTTTGGGCACCAGTATGTTAATACGGTGCTGTCTAACTATATCCTGGGTTTATCATACCTCATTATTGTAGTTCTACTTCCTATTTTAACTTCTATTGCCGACTACAAAGGGCACAAAAAATTGTACATGCAATTGTTTACCTGGCTTGGTAGTCTGGCTTGTGCGGGACTATTCTTTTTCACCATGAAAACTTTTGAGTTCAGCATGATTTGTTTCGGTTTGGCTTCAATTGGTTATTGCGGCGGCTTTGTATTTTATAACTCCTACCTGCCCCAGATTGCCACGCTCGATCAGCAGGATGCCGTGAGTGCCAAAGGTTTTATTTATGGTTTTGCCGGCAGCATCGTGGTGCAGGTACTGTGCTTTGTGTTCGTGCTTTCGCCCGCTACTTTTGGTATTACTGATGATGTTGCCGCGCGTTTGTCATTCCTTATTGTAGGTATATGGTGGATAGGCTTTTCGCTCATCCCATTCTACCTTTTACCCAAAGGGCAACCCAATGCCGGCTCACATACCGACAGTGTTTTAACCGGAGGTTTTAAGGAACTGGCCAAGGTTTGGAAAAAGGTAAAACAACTGCCATTATTGAAAAGATTCTTGCCTGCCTTTTTCTTCTACTCAGTAGGGGTACAAACCATCCTGCTGGTGGCTGCCAATTTCGGTGCCAAAGAATTAAAGATGCCGGAAGAAAACCTCATCGCCATTATCCTAATTATCCAGGTGGTGGCTATTATTGGCGCGGCTATTACGGCTAAAATGTCAGCTAAATATGGTAATACGCCTGTACTAGCAACTATAGTTGGTATCTGGTGCCTTATCTGCGCTGCGGTTTATTTTGTGGCTAATGCACAACAATTTTATGTAGCCGCAGTGATAGTAGGTTTGGTAATGGGCGGGGTGCAATCTTTGTCGCGGTCAACCTATTCTAAATTTATTCCACAGAATATACCTGATACAGCTTCTTACTTCAGTTTTTATGATGTAACCGAAAAGCTGTCGATCGTTGTCGGACTATTTACCTTCGGTTTCGTAGAGGCTGTAACCCATAAAATGCGTGATTCGGCGTTAGTGCTCGATTGTTTTTTTGTGATCGGGTTATTACTGCTGTTATCATTGGTAGCTATGCAGGCTAAGGCAAAATCGGCAGAAACAGCTGTGGCATAATCAAAAAATTTATTAAATAATAAAAAGCCATCGGTATAATTCCGGTGGCTTTTTGTTTTAAATGGCTTAGAATGACAATAATAAACCTTTAGGTAATTAATTGTTAATCAGGTTTAAAAATTATTTTTTGCTGGATATATTTAAAATCTTTTGCAGATTTATGTTATAAACCAACATCATTTTCACAATTAAACCTTATTAATCATGCTTCTCAGCTTAATTCCCATTAATGTGCGGTTAATCTTCGCACTATCTATGTTGTCCAACATCCCGGCAGCAACCACCGGTAACAGTGAACAAATTGTAAAATATGCTAAACCCAAAATTCAGCAAGCGCTTGCCTCGGCACCAAGTGTTGATAGTGTGCAGTTAAGCGGCTGGCAACTGGTTTGGGGGCCGGCTGTTATTGCCAAACCCGGTTCTAAACAAGTGGATAAAGAACTGGTTGCCTCTAATGCCATGAGCATATTTAAGAATGGAAATACTTATGTTATTGGCATACAGGCCACCAATTCCAACAGTACTTACGATTGGCTGGTTGAAGACGGTAACGTACGCGCAACCGTACCATGGAACGTACTTAGCCCGGCAACCAAAGCCCCGGCTACTGCCGTGGTATCAAAAGGTACCAGTATCGGTTTAAATACCCTGCTTGATTCTCTTCAGGATGATTCATCGCATTTATCGGCGGTTCAATATCTGCAAGGGCAGAAACTGAATCAACAATCAGGTGCGCAGGTTATTGTGACCGGACATAGCCTTGGAGGCGCTTTATCACCGTCATTGGCTTTATACCTTAAAGATAATCCGGCAGCCTGGAACGCAGGCAATACAGCTGTATATTGCCTTTCAACAGCCGGCCCCACTCCTGGCAATGGCGATTTTGCGACTTATTATAATGCACAGCTTCAAAACAACACGCAAAGGATCTGGAATGATCTGGACGTTGTACCGCGCGCCTGGGTGCAAAGTTTACTTACCCAGGTTCAAAGCAATGTTTTAGCAAAAGGGGGGCTTTACAGTGCCGCAGGTGCCA
Coding sequences within:
- a CDS encoding SDR family oxidoreductase; this translates as MKKVILVTGASSGLGLATANGLTSEGHIVYGASRNIDKVSGANFNRLQMDVTDDASVKAAIDQIIQKEGRIDVLVNNAGNGITGPLYATPVDAAKKQFEVNFFGVVRVSSAVLPGMIEKKSGLIINIGSLAGLFGLPYQGLYSASKFAIEGYSQSLRMELQNTGVKVSVVNPGDFKTDFTASREKLPFTLPNEQLKAEFEAAVASMEKDESIGADPSKLAAQISKIINKSKPAHNYLVGALGQTIVPTLKAILPGSIFVKLMNDHYGIK
- a CDS encoding MFS transporter produces the protein MQAKNDKKTIWAWAMFDWANQSYNMVITSTIFPAYYVAITANKQTGDMVSFFGHQYVNTVLSNYILGLSYLIIVVLLPILTSIADYKGHKKLYMQLFTWLGSLACAGLFFFTMKTFEFSMICFGLASIGYCGGFVFYNSYLPQIATLDQQDAVSAKGFIYGFAGSIVVQVLCFVFVLSPATFGITDDVAARLSFLIVGIWWIGFSLIPFYLLPKGQPNAGSHTDSVLTGGFKELAKVWKKVKQLPLLKRFLPAFFFYSVGVQTILLVAANFGAKELKMPEENLIAIILIIQVVAIIGAAITAKMSAKYGNTPVLATIVGIWCLICAAVYFVANAQQFYVAAVIVGLVMGGVQSLSRSTYSKFIPQNIPDTASYFSFYDVTEKLSIVVGLFTFGFVEAVTHKMRDSALVLDCFFVIGLLLLLSLVAMQAKAKSAETAVA
- a CDS encoding lipase family protein, which codes for MLLSLIPINVRLIFALSMLSNIPAATTGNSEQIVKYAKPKIQQALASAPSVDSVQLSGWQLVWGPAVIAKPGSKQVDKELVASNAMSIFKNGNTYVIGIQATNSNSTYDWLVEDGNVRATVPWNVLSPATKAPATAVVSKGTSIGLNTLLDSLQDDSSHLSAVQYLQGQKLNQQSGAQVIVTGHSLGGALSPSLALYLKDNPAAWNAGNTAVYCLSTAGPTPGNGDFATYYNAQLQNNTQRIWNDLDVVPRAWVQSLLTQVQSNVLAKGGLYSAAGASIVGDSVYCSPYKKGAYCGSLATFNPLGTPLDVDALIEGAKKWSGDKYMHICGNGLSFHGVQNGPYIDVIVGAKGYPKGIGLFMQQMAQQHVIVYNFYFNIMPIHEYVRTMVEKDPKSVVNRNFNNKQSEDASAITSFPELLGRMSQYAWAW